DNA from Drosophila bipectinata strain 14024-0381.07 unplaced genomic scaffold, DbipHiC1v2 scaffold_301, whole genome shotgun sequence:
GTTCGTAACTCATGACTCCTCGCCAGATTCAtggaaattaataaatttatgtttCCCAACAGCACTCACCAAAAATGTCGCCTCCAAATGCTGCACCACccccgccgccaccgccgccgccagtCGAGGATGGAATGGGCGGTGGTAGTAACAACCAGCACACCATGCGGCCACACCAGATTCTACCCAAATCCCTGGCCAATGGCGAAATGCCAGGTCAGCAGAACGGTGTACCGCATATTGTGGCTGCTAAGAAGCTATTGCCTCCATTCCATGACCCACGCAACGACTTGATGAAGGCCATTCGAGATGGTAAGTAACAACTACCTACCCAGATGATAAATCTTGATATTAAAAcatgtattattttaaaggCATTACCCTGCGAAAGGTGGAAAAGTCGGAACAGAAAGAATTTGAACGCAATACGGCACCGCTGGATGTAGCCTCGATCTTGGCCAGGCGGGTGGCAATAGAACTATCCGAGTCCGAGGACTCGGACAGCGATGACGACAGCGAGGGGTGGATGGAGCCCAACGAGACATCGGCTTGATCCCTGATGAACTCGCTAAAGCCGGAaataattctaaaaaataaaaagaaaaaataattccaAAGAGAATTAATCCATACGATGGTCTAAACCAGGAGTGGTATAAAATTGGATTACACAAAAGCACCAAAGCTTTTCTACCACCACCCTtcattataatataataaaccTAAACTAATTCCtaaatattatacatatatctaaaatcaaaacaacaaattaattgaattgtaAATACATACACACCAGGACGAGTAATTATCGTTAAAGTAATCGCTATAGTAAACGCATTTGAATTTTGAAGCCTAGATGATGCTCCAAGAGGATTGATAATGGATGGATAGAACCAGGACCAGCACCCAGCATTAGCACCGCGTTTTATCAATTCTTTCGGAGTCTAGCTCTAAGTAAAGCTCTAGGGCTTCTGTATCATAGTAGTCGGTGTTTggatattatattataaatattcgATATTATTACTAAACTCAATCCTAAACCCCCCCTACTTGCAATCGATACGATTAATACAACACACATTTATCCAAAACGAAACTTTAGAATTTTGTAAAtacaataatatataaaattaaaaaattatacgcAGCCGTAGTAGCATTTCAATATACTCAACCAGCTATGATTATTCCCGAGAGATCGAAATGCCTATAATGACTATAAGGTGCATTTCACAAATCCATACATGGTTGCATGTATTTCTTTACAAAaagtataatatttaatataaacaataaaataattgtacTCCAAAAATTAAACCCACTCGTTTCTTTTcagattaatatttttgtttttaataaacaaaatggttTAGTAAGTAAATGAGATAGAAGGAAAGCAAAAAATTACATTCTTTTCAACGTAAAATGAAACTTGTTCTTCTTTAACTTAAAAAGAAGGGTTAACTTTATCTTAAACTAGTACGAGAGTATTTAATTATAGGTAATAGAACTTCTTCTCCAAGGCGTTTTGCGGAATGGCGTGTAAGTTGGTGCCCACAAGGGTGGCCAGCTTCTTGGCATACTGGCAGACGGCCGGAACACGGGTAGTGCCCGACCAGTTGTAGTACAAATGGCACATTTTGTAGGTCAACTTTTGGATTTGGTCGGGACTGAGACGAATGTTGCTATAGAGCACGTTGTAGGAGGTGGGCGACACTGAGCCCTGACGAACCTGCTGCGACACCAAATAGAAATCATAGCGTTCCGGGAGCGTGACAATGTCATCGACAACAGTGCCCGGCGGGGGGTTTCGGCCGTTGTTGAAGAAGCGGGTGTTCATCGACTTGGTGACCACAACGTAGGCCAGCATCGGTGGTCCGCAGTTGGCGCGCTTGTACTCCGCATCGAGCTTCTCCACAATGTCCTTTACTTCGAATTCAAAAAGCTGCTTCAGTGATCCCGGGCTCACACCGTCACGATAGAAAATAATGCGAGTTGGAAGCTTTTGATGTTCTCGTTGGTATTGGCGGAGAGCCTTTGCAATCATCGGCCAAAGATTATTGCCCAGGGTGTCGAAGGCACTGCACTCCGAGACCGTGCTGAAGTAGGTGGAGTTTTGCTGCAGATCCATGGATGCCACCAATGCCCCGTAAGCCCTCTTGCGATCGCGAGTGCTTTTGGCAATGTCGAATCCCAGGGTCATTAAGCCCGAAAGGGGCACTTCCACCATCCAGGGTGTATATCCCAGCTTGCAGTTGATCTGAATGGCTATCTTGGTGGCAATGCTCATCAAACCGCGATTCTTGGCAGTTTTAATCGTGACCACTTGGGTGGGAACGGCTCTATCTACATAGCCACGCTTCTTAATGGCCGAGTATCTGCAATATATAAGAGATTTTTTGAGttctaataaaaatatataaagatattCCCAACCTGTCAGCATTATTATTAGGAACCAGGCAAAGGATTAGCTTTGGATCCATTCGAGAGCAGTCATCCATGGCTCGTATGTATGTTGCCGTGCGATcgtcatatattttcattctGAAGAAAAAATTACCATGAAACAATGTCAATATAACCAGATTACACTATCTTACTCCTGGGGGGTCCTGATACGCAGACCCATTCCGCTGGCAGCTCGGAACAGACTTTCCATCAAGTTCCTTAGATCATAGGAGTTGCGTTCCGGAGCAATGACTGCCCAGCGATCGATACCATCACTCGGAGTGGTAAGCATACGCTGGTCCCGGAAGTATCGCGTCCAGTCAGCAGTTTCCCCAGCAGAAACCCTAAAATACATGACTCTTAATCAAAGAGTACAATTACCATAAAGCCGACATACTTTTGATTGTTGAACACAATTTTTTGCGGTGAAATGATACGACCAGCAACCTCAATGAGATTCTGGTCAAGATTCATGTTCCAATCTTTCAGAACTTTGACGCTTTCAGAAGTGGTTTGCAAACGACTATTAAAACGACGTAGCCGGTCGATGCGACGATCGGGATTCATTCGGGTATGTTCCGACATGGCACGCATCAATCTGGGAaatggtttaaatattttattccaatACCATGTCAGTATGGATACAATCTTACTTAAAGTCAGAACGCATGCTGTCTGTGAGGCCAGTCACTCGGCACAGTTCAGGAATGAGAACCACTATTTCACTAGCGTTTGCTTTCTGGGCCTTATCCCGGCTCTTCGATATAAGCAGCGGCTGGTTCTGGTCCCTGATGCGAATGTTGTAtctctaaaatatataaataatttatccAAACTTTGTCCAAATAGGTTTGGGAAGCATTTTCGACTTACAGTCAAGTAGTACTCCACAAAGCTAATATCCTTTCCCTTGCAGCTGAAGGTGGACTTGGGTGTTTGACCAAAGTCGACATCATTGATGCGGTATGTCTTGTTATTATAGTCCGTCAGTACGACCATATCCAGCACATTCATACGGAAATCGTCCTGATGACGGGAAGGGTTTTGGGAGCACCGCTTCAAGATTTCATAGACAGTTTCCGTACGCATTACTTTGTGAGTGATTTCGGTGCACAAAAGGATGTCCTTTTCGTGCTGGCGAATGGAAGTCTCGTATCCAGGCCATAGCTCCATTTGGAACTCTCGAATGGGAATCTAAATCGATATTAACattattttataaagataGTTCCTATACACAAAAATGTATCTAGTACCTTGGCATGTGGATCGAACAGATTGCGGCCAACTAACTCTAGCTTGAGACCTTTCATTGATCGACGCAGTATGAGATTGAGAACTTGTAGGAACCGCGTCTCTGATGTCGATATGTATCCCACAAACTTGATCGTAATAGTGTATTCGGTGCCGAGCTTCGACTGTACCCGCAACACCGTCACATCCTGTGGATACTTTCGGGCCGAGAACAGCTGCATTCCATCGAACAGATACCCTTGCCCCAAGAAATTCGATTGGTCGGATAATATACCCATTCGTACGCGAACATTTTCAATAGGTGGCTCGAACTCCACATGGTAGTGAACGATTCGCCACTCCGGCACGGTCTTGAGTCGGAAGAAGTTCGACTGCAGTCGGATGGGGACTCCATCGGAGCCCTTCTTCGAGACCACATCCGCCGGACGAGTGGCCACAATGTCATAGCGATCACGGCGATCGGTGGGTCCAGCTCCTTCACGTTTTACATGTCCAGACGATCCAGCTTCCGATGGCGGCTTATCCTCGGGTGCAGCCCGTGGATCTCCTCTACGGGGATCGGTTGGCCCCTTGAATATTTTGGCACGCTatttagaaaataaacaacaaatttaatgaaatattttttatctttcgTATAACGGATTGTTAGAATAGAAGAGTATATTGAAATATGGAGTATAGAGCATGAATACAGGGTATcatcactaaccatacagcatatagacaaaaatttcttgcgacaggccccagcaggccgcAGAGCGAGTTCTTACTCTCTTTCCTTCGCTCATcattcgttcatcttacgctcatattctcattgaaTGCCTTTCTTtttctgtctctgtctctgaaAGGAGCACGACGAAGAATGTTGGTCTGCGCTtggatttttctttgtatgtatgcgtgtcacacattcacatacacgggggCATGtttgcgtgcgatttcgtttcgaaggaAGAGCTATAATAGCTTCCATAGGAGCTATTAACTAGAAACTTTGGGCCCTTTTTTTAAGTCCTAGGATTGTTCAAAAGTGTACATACATAAGTGTGCgtagtatatatgtacatatgtacaaaaaaaaaatattctgttaTTATTTACCAATTTCCGACccgatattttttttacgttCCTTTTCACATAaagaatacatacatacaaacataGGCATATAAAATCGTAAATTAAAGACGGCGGACCAAGAAATATATTCCTCTGCTTCCTAAAAAGTTGCTTGCGCAGCAGATATTCGAGATGCCATGCTTCGCGCCCAAGCACACATACTTCCCTCTCGCTCTTTGTTTCTAAAATACAATGTTTGCTAAAATGGTTTCTTCAAGTACAAGCTTAAAGATGTgctttttttctcaaaaaaacaaacgatTTCAGAAATTTGACgccaatttttgtttatttcagtATAGAATTGTCTGAAGCACCCACACAAAGAAGGCTTTAACGCTTGCATTCTAACGGAACTTACGCAGCCGCTTTAAGAAAATgctttcaaaaataatgaaaaagcTATAGGTTTATTCACCTTTGCAACAGTAAGATTTCAAAACTTTATTAGAAAATCGTCACCTACCGGCTCCTCTCGTGCCTCACGGGAAGTTGATGGTCCATCATCCTCAAGTGGACGCCTGCGCCCACGTCCTTGATCTTCGGCCATAATTTTCACTTTGATTTTCAGCGAAACACTCGGAAAGGAAGAGCTTTAAAAGAGAATGGCGGTCGAATTGAATGTTGCCACACTGACCGCGAATTGAATGTTTTGCAGAGTGACCGCGATGAACTCAGAGAAAATAATACCACCAATtgaaagaaatgaaaaaaacattttatcataaaaataaattttaatataaggTTTATATCTTGGAATACTTTTAGTTTCTTATTTAAGCGTTTCTAGCAGCCTAGAATGGGAGTTTAGAATATtggttttaaatatattctgTACTATTTAACTAATAACTACCCTATACAACCTACTGAAGAAGGCTTCTTTAATATATATCTATTttataaatcaattttttatttatttctataaaaatcTTTAGCTATAACATGATTGTAATCGAATAAGAAGTCGTTGCAAGCGCCctaatatatattcaaatctTTTTGGAATTTATCGATAATTCCATCGACGCTTATCCATCTCTAATCTGTAAAGACAACAAAACTTACAGATATGAGGGACTTACAAACCTTTGACCGGTCTTTAAAAGATTTGGAATACTTTGCCGACTTTCgaagattcttgagcggcaaGGGCAAAGCTAGAAAGGTCGCTAGAGTGAGAAAAAGGCAAGCACGGTTCAATCCGTTAACTGATTTGAATGAAAATCAGTTTCGCATTAAATATCGGTATACAAAGGAAAATTTGCGCCGAATAATTGAAATTGTGCGAGATGATCTGGAAATTGATTATTACGAACCTCTGAAGAAGGAGCAAGTGCCAATAGATCTACAAATTTTATCCGCAATCCGGTTGTGGGGGGGAACAGAAGTAAGTTTTGTCCAATTGGAAAAGTTTGTGTATGTACAACAAAATGTTTGGCGCGAAAGCCCCCATAATTTGAAATTCCATATAATCATAAAATGTTTTGTTCCTTTTTAGCACCCTCAGTTGACTGCAATGGCTCATGGCGTTAGCTTGCGTACCTTGGGAAAAATCACTCGTCGAGTAGCTTCAGTTTTGTCGTCGAAAGCCTCGCGCTATATCAGAATGCCGGCTACTCTCTCAGAAAAAGAACGAATCATGTGTTCATTTCAAGGAGTTGCTAATATGCCGCAGGTGATTGGTGCTTTGCTTCAGACAACCGTGAGATTTCGGCCGGGAAACTCTGTTCCTAACGATTATGAGGATTTGTTTGAGGATATTCCACTCAACACAAGCGAACATCTTCATCTTCAAATAGTTTGTGATTCAGCACACAAGGTACGAGATCTAGATGTCCGATTGATCGAGGAAAACACCTTAGGTTCCGACATGGAAATGTGTGCACagtcaaaaataaaagatcGATTTGAACAAAACGAGTTTCGTGGCCGTATCCTTTTGGGAAACGAGACGGTTCGATGCTCttcgtcactctttactcCAGTGCAATTTCCAAGAACGCAGTCCGAGGAACTCTATAACCATTCCCATTCAGTCACATATGCCTCGGCATGGAAATGTCTGAACTTACTCATAAATCGGTTCGGCATCCTGGGAACTGAAATAATTGGATCTCATGGTTCGGCCAAGCAAACCATTACAGCTCTGTTCATTCTTCACAATATGGCAATGGAATGGGCTGATCCCAGTATAGGTGaggttttaataatattttttaaatttttcgattaattaattatatccTTCTCTTTTAGACATGGAACTTAATATTTCGCCATTGAAATCATACTTTTTTAATCCTTTTAATAGTGAATTAAAAAAGGGTGAGGAAAGCAACCGAACCCAGTTTATAAAAAcgcatttttcaaataaataaaagtatttaaatacGGTTTTGTATTATtctttattatatataaaaatagctTCCTGAAACCTGACCTTGATCTATTTATATGCCATCTGATTTTGACTTACTTTTCTTATCAAAGTTATCGAAGTCCTTTTATGGTCCAGATAGTCAGAcggattattaattttatgtttGAAGTAAATGTAAAATTAAGAACTCTGTTAAAATACAATGAAATAGTTTATATCCTTAAGCAGGTTGCATCTTAAAATTCTGAAAACTTTAagaatatcgatatattgatagtTCGATATCGACATAGCTAAAATATCTCAAAATACACATCTCTAGAAATGTGCACATGTGCACAGAAACATCTCAAAATAAAgtagtttagtttttttttgtcgtagGCTGTGAAATGTTTTAGTGAAagaatttgattaaaaaaatttcaactgGAAGATACTATATAaggaaacaacaacaatataccCAACCGTGCATTTGctattagtttattttatagGTATGCTATCGCATGTCGCATGTAACGCTGTAATTGCTGTCCTAACGAAACGAATGTTTCTTGTAACTATTTTTCAGTTTGCCTCTTTATACTTGGCGCAATTTTGGAGCTGGAAATGTAATCACATCTTGCTGGCTCACAATTGCTAGTGACCTAAATTACAGGAAACACTAAACCAAACCACCAATTCGAGCCTGTCCTGTGACCGAGTGTCATCGAGTTC
Protein-coding regions in this window:
- the LOC138927542 gene encoding protein piwi-like, which codes for MAEDQGRGRRRPLEDDGPSTSREAREEPRAKIFKGPTDPRRGDPRAAPEDKPPSEAGSSGHVKREGAGPTDRRDRYDIVATRPADVVSKKGSDGVPIRLQSNFFRLKTVPEWRIVHYHVEFEPPIENVRVRMGILSDQSNFLGQGYLFDGMQLFSARKYPQDVTVLRVQSKLGTEYTITIKFVGYISTSETRFLQVLNLILRRSMKGLKLELVGRNLFDPHAKIPIREFQMELWPGYETSIRQHEKDILLCTEITHKVMRTETVYEILKRCSQNPSRHQDDFRMNVLDMVVLTDYNNKTYRINDVDFGQTPKSTFSCKGKDISFVEYYLTRYNIRIRDQNQPLLISKSRDKAQKANASEIVVLIPELCRVTGLTDSMRSDFKLMRAMSEHTRMNPDRRIDRLRRFNSRLQTTSESVKVLKDWNMNLDQNLIEVAGRIISPQKIVFNNQKVSAGETADWTRYFRDQRMLTTPSDGIDRWAVIAPERNSYDLRNLMESLFRAASGMGLRIRTPQEMKIYDDRTATYIRAMDDCSRMDPKLILCLVPNNNADRYSAIKKRGYVDRAVPTQVVTIKTAKNRGLMSIATKIAIQINCKLGYTPWMVEVPLSGLMTLGFDIAKSTRDRKRAYGALVASMDLQQNSTYFSTVSECSAFDTLGNNLWPMIAKALRQYQREHQKLPTRIIFYRDGVSPGSLKQLFEFEVKDIVEKLDAEYKRANCGPPMLAYVVVTKSMNTRFFNNGRNPPPGTVVDDIVTLPERYDFYLVSQQVRQGSVSPTSYNVLYSNIRLSPDQIQKLTYKMCHLYYNWSGTTRVPAVCQYAKKLATLVGTNLHAIPQNALEKKFYYL
- the LOC108126722 gene encoding putative nuclease HARBI1 codes for the protein MRDLQTFDRSLKDLEYFADFRRFLSGKGKARKVARVRKRQARFNPLTDLNENQFRIKYRYTKENLRRIIEIVRDDLEIDYYEPLKKEQVPIDLQILSAIRLWGGTEHPQLTAMAHGVSLRTLGKITRRVASVLSSKASRYIRMPATLSEKERIMCSFQGVANMPQVIGALLQTTVRFRPGNSVPNDYEDLFEDIPLNTSEHLHLQIVCDSAHKVRDLDVRLIEENTLGSDMEMCAQSKIKDRFEQNEFRGRILLGNETVRCSSSLFTPVQFPRTQSEELYNHSHSVTYASAWKCLNLLINRFGILGTEIIGSHGSAKQTITALFILHNMAMEWADPSIDMELNISPLKSYFFNPFNSELKKGEESNRTQFIKTHFSNK